A window of Magnolia sinica isolate HGM2019 chromosome 13, MsV1, whole genome shotgun sequence genomic DNA:
ATGACCCAACTTTCTTAATTTAGGTTCAAAACAAATATAAACAATAAAGAAAATCTTTCTAAATAAAGGAAGCCTGCTGGTAAACAATTTACTGGAAACTCTTAGAACTAAATCAACCTAAGAGGTCATTTAAACACCTGTAAATTGGGCTAGCTGTAAATGAAATAcaggtaaatgatttacaggcaatGTTTGGATGCTGCAAAATGCCTGTAAATAATTTTCagactgtaaatcatttacagcttttaGCTGCAAATGAGATCTCTCTGTAAAGCTATGATTTCATTTACCTGCAAATCATTTGCAGCCTAGCGGCTACAATTTTGAACTTTTAGCAGCAAATGAAATCCCTGTAAACAATTACAAGCTATCCAAACATAGACAATTATTTACCTGTAAACAtattacagcttaaagccaaacaggacaggttgtaaatgatttacaactgcAAATCATTTACCACCTACAAAATTTACAGTCATCCCAACGAGCCCTAGCTACATGATATGGCTAGATATGGCTATACCCATGGCTGGAACTCAAACTTGGACAAATGGTTCCGTTGGTCCCACAGACCACTTGATCCACTGTATAGGCCACAGCCGATGGGTCCTATGGCACCAAGAAAACAATTGGTTTACTGTTTTGGATCTCCGATTGGTCCTGTGAACACCACAAACTAATCAACCTGGGACCTTTTTATGGTTTGGCTACATGGCATAAGCACACAACCTTAGCAAACATACAAGTGCAAATAGTGGCCAAAGTGCATCAACACCCAGCCCAGTACCCCTCATCGTCACCTAGCAAGCATGCATGTGCAAATAGTGGCCAAAGTGCATTAACACCCAGCCCAGTACCCCTCATTGTCACCCATAATATTATCCACTTGTAAATTGATAAGAGCTTTTCTTCATGTTTTTAATAAAATGAGGTTATTGattaagaagaaaggaaaaaagcctTCATGACACTGAGAAGAACCCCATGCTACTTGTTCCAAAACACATAAAATTCTACTTGTGGAGAAATTCTGTGGTTGATCATCAAGAAGTGGTGTGCCTAATTTGAAACATGGGTATTTGTCTTGGTTGCATCACCAAATTCTCAAACATTTTGACCATTTTCTGATCAAAATAGTACGCATTTTCACTCTTTTAAGGTGAAAGAAGATGAGGGCCTGAAATTACTGATTAAAAAAAGACAACTTGAAGCCAAATAATTGCCACTTACCTCGCACAAAACCTCGGCACTTTTAGCATTGAAATCACGTAAGGCCGCTCGTCTCACATGCTACAAACCCCGCAAGGCAGCAacaacaagaaaagaaacattGGATAGCATGATTAAAACTCAGCAGTGGAGTTTAAAACTCAATCAAGTTCTTGCATCAATAAACAAGGAATGACTCAGTCACACGTTCAACTATGCAGAAAACTTACAAATCAGACTAGAGGATTGGCTCCTTAAACACAAAAGCCCACATTGAGTGCTCAACCAAATATGGAGTTGTTCTAGGGTCCATATCAAGTCCAATTTGAGTTAAGGGTTTTTAAAACCTTGCTCAATACCTTAAACCTGAATCTCAAGATCAGATCATTCATGAGAAATATCCAACTAAAACGTGAATCTCAAGGACATAACACTGTTGAACGAATAAATTTCTGCACTCACAAAACCAGATAGATAGTGGTTAGCCCGGCTACCCCACAAAGTATACATGGCATTATGGTAAGCAAGTGGGACATCAAATAGTGCATAAGTTGGCCTTCCCCATCAACATTAGCATgcacaaaaatcaagctgatccactcatcaggtagatGATGCAGCCGTGGATGCACCTCACACAATCACACAGTCATGGAGACCCATCAACTATATTTGcacacacgcgcacacgcacacacacaaagATTAGGCttgtccattcattaggtggatgATGTAGTCGtggatgggcctcacataatcatGGAGACCTATCACCTACATTTGCAGAGAGAACGAGAGAGTAATGCACTACACGCGCTACAGTGCTTAAGTGCTCATACACAAAATTAGATAGATGAGATTGAAAACAAACGACGAGCTAAGATGCAAGTAGGAATTGGTTTTATGTATGGGACGTGCCTGGGTTTGGATTTGTAGCGCTACTGATATCCTTTTTGGATTTCTATTAGAGAAGAGTTTTCTCCTACAGTGAGTATGATTATCAAATCCAAGAGGTAAAATACACCCTTGAATACATCGTCAAAataccaaataataataataatagattcttggatatcttttttttccttatttttcctccttttttttgctttaaaaaagaaaattctgaCCGATACGGGCCGAAACAGCCCCGAAACCAATACGCGACGCTGTATCATATCATTTTTCCATCAGGCCGATACGTTGACCGATACCGACATTCAAAACCATGGACAAGATGGCTGAGAGAACACAGCAGGTGTACAAAAGAGAAGTATCCAGCCATGTAAAATGCCTTTCTCATTACTTTATCTGCAAGGACACTTTGAACAAATACAAGTATTTGGACACCATAATGTGTAATGCATCgttgataaaaaataataataacatataAATATAAACAGTGAATGTGATATTATGGATGTGGAATAGACATGCATAGATATGGATTCTTCACATAAGATTGAAGTTCCAGAAATAGGACAGTGTAGATACATTGCCTGTTTTGAAGTATCCAGTTATCATCAATTCAAAGTTCTCATTGACTGCTGTTTTTATATTAGAGAGCAAGTGTGTGGCGTTGCCAAGTTGTGTATCCATTATGTATGAGTTGAAGAAGAGTGTAAattttcatctctctcttttttttttctttttttctttttttttaaatgccagCAAATTTCCATCATAAAACAGCATTGACCGAAGCTGGTAAAGAAAATTACTTTCGTCTCTTGCTGTGGTCTTATGCAATGAATAGACTGCGTGAGAGGCAACCTACAATGGCAATTGCAAGGAGGGAACTTAGGACCAGGTAAATAGAACAAGCATGACCCAGGTCATTGAACAAATAGTTGGTTCTCACCTTTAAAGTTGTAAAGAGAAAATCCATGTTGGAACCTTTTTTCCGAGTCCCAAATGGAGGGTTCATTacaacagtgtcgactattttgCCTACATAAATAGGATGTATTGGATAAAGAACCTTTTTTTCaagtctttcttttcttttctgctcCTCATCATCCTTTTGAGTGAGTTGAAAACTTGACCAAGTTTAGTCAAGTTTTTCCAGGGCTttcatatttttattaatttatgcatttttataatacattttatattaataataattattaattCTTGAATTCTTGCTTTCAAGTGTTTTGAATTGTCAATTGAGTCTTCAAGTCGACTCGACCCAGTGGACCTCCGAGTCCAGTTTTCAGGTTCTCAAACCACGTAGGAGATCCAAGGAGAGTGAACTGAAGCTTGTAGCCTTTTACTTCTGCAGGGCTAGTTGAGTTGCCTAATGAGGAGAAACTTGAATCATTTAAAACAACTTATCTCAAACAAATAACTGAAAATAGGAGCAGCCCATTGGGGTAAAATTCATGAGTTGATCTTTACATGCAGCACCAAATACTCTTGTGGAGAAGGCATATTATCACAACCGTATTAAAACAGGGGAGCAAAAAAGGGTTCAACAATACTAGCTGAATTTGGAAATTCCCAGTTGACGCTATTTAAATGGTGTCAGCTTGCATTTGGAAATATGCATTTCTTCAGGAAGTGTGGAAAACTGATTCTGCTAAAAAAATCCATCAAGTGCAGCAAGTGGCAAATTGAGCACAATGACCATTTCCATCAAAACCCATTCTGTTCAATGCAAAtagtattttttttccaaatgcacCCTTTTTCTGTCCTCAGTATTCAACAAAAGAACAGGACAAGGGATTAAATGTATACCTCTCCATTGTAAATTTTTGATGTCACACCAGATAAGATTTATGTCCAACTGCCCATGCAAATATGTAACCAAGAAGCAATGTGTCAGTGAAACATCTCTATTCTACAAATATGTCCTGCACATAGATATCATAAAATGTGTAACATAGAAACCGGGTGGTTTAGAAAAAGAAACGTATAAAAAGTACAATATCTTCACATTTCATCCTTGTGAATGGTCAATAATGTAAATAAGCATGACTTCATcgtaaaaatcaaatataatatatagtgaGTCCAAGTAGccaacccaattaattgggataaggtttggatgatggtggtggtgatggtgactCCATGAAGCTGATCAATATCGTGACAAACACAAAAGTGGAGGACATGATATTACCTCAAGATCTGCAGCGTTTAATGAAGCAATTTCTAAAGATTGAGAATCAATGTCAATGCCAACCACATGTCTGTCACATCATATAAGCACGTCTCATCAATTTAGAATAAGTTCATGAAAGGAAATTTCATCAAAAATTGCATACTGAAAAATCCTGTTTGGCTCTCACATTTAAAGTTTAAATTTGTAAAATGTGCAAAATCACCCTGGATTATAACAAAACTTGTACCAGTGGGTGGCATCAAAATGAAAACATTCCAGCAGAGAGTAAGCAATTTacttgaaaaacaaaaaagattcTAACCAAACGAGGGAGAGAAGGTACTCACTCGGCACCCAAAAGAGCACCTGCAATACCCAATGTACCACAACCACAACCAAAGTCTGCTACTACCTTGCCACTTATATCTCCAAATGTATTCTCTGCCTGGAATGTTTTGAAAAGTACAAAGGAAAGGGAAAAGAGGTTCAATACTTTTTTGTGCCATTGTCATTATAAAAAATAACCTGATGATGTACAAAACTTTCTCACAGgaaaaatatatgtgtgtgtgtgcgcgcgcgcctTTTGAACCATTTTGAATGCATACATATAGCAAAAACCTCATTCTGTCATATGCATCTAAGATTGTTAATACTATTGAGAATTGAGGAGTTCAACCACccaagaaataagcatgcaaagGCCTAGTATTCCTAACAAGCAGGAAGCATGAATAATATAACCACTAAAATGAACAATTACAGACATGATAGCAATATTCATGTCTACGCTCAATTATAAGTTATAAACAATCTAAATTTAATGGCATGTAAGTAAACCTTGATGTTTTAAAAACATAATGCCCAAACATCTAGAAGTGATATTATGCCTTTCAGAATCCAACAATTTATGATACAGATCATACAATTGGATGTATGATTCAAGTCGTACATTCAAATCACATATTCTACActcaaatgattttttttttaagaaaccaATCAAGAGGAACTAAGACGGGAAATGAAAGTGCTAAATGCTTGTATGTAAGTTAGCCATGGGAAAGAATACAATCGATATCGCATAAGTGTGACATGAAACCAGGGGGATACGTAAAAATCCCCCGTGTCCACGAAAAAATCACAGATATCGTTTGTGTATCGTGATATAACACACTCAGGGCCTTTATACATTTTCAGTGTATCGATCAATACATGTGATTTGATGATACGTGCAGCAAAAATCAGGGAATTTTAGGGGGAATAGAAAATGttaaaaattgagaaaaagaaaacagaaaacctTTTCACTTCAAATAGTTTAGGGGGAATAGAAAATGTTAAAAATTCGGTTTTAAAAGATACCTCAAAGATATGAGAAGGGTTTTGAATGACGTGGATTTCTTCGGGTAAGAGCTTCACAactgctgcaatggagagagtTAGAGAGGGCGGatatgcattggagagagagggaggagaatgagaagatGGAGCAAAGATCCAGAGGGAGAGCGGAACGGAGGGATAGAGTaatagggaacggagagagagagagttgggcgCGGCCGtgtttttgagcgcgcgcccaattttgggcgtccTTTCGTGAGACGGACAAGGACAGTCCTATCAAGAGCtcagtggggctcaccatgatgtatttgggttatccatttcgttcattaattttaataaattattttaattcattATTCTAAACTTAAAGTGCATTGAACGCCCAAggggaccacactataggaagcaaatgtgatttaattttcatgtttcctacgtgtggtccacataagcctTCGATCTAGTTGAGTTTTTATTTcctattctaaaataatatttcaaaatatatggacagcttagatataacatatatatttttttaggccctatagggctCCTTACACTACTATTAATTATTAACGGTGTAGGAACATTTTAGTTATGGATAAAAACCGTAGTAATagtagctacggtttatatccgtagcaaacaAGCCAGTAGGTCTGTATTTTTACCTCTTTTTTTGTAGTGCTATATGCACTCACCTTTTTTGTCAGCAAAATTCTCTATTGAATAGTCTGTCATCTAttggttgtacataaatctttcaaaaatttgatgTAAAAGGGAATTTGTTTCACAATGTCCAGCAAagagatgttgactttcacttgtttcaacacctctagaatatcttgtgagttagctagaggttttggtgcaatcaactgttggAGGAATGGCACAATCGACTTACTTTTTTTGGTTCTTCCTCATGTGGGCCATTGTTAGGTCCATCATTCTTAGTTCCTtgtgggtccttaggcttttcggcCCTCGCCaaaatggttttgtcaataatcttcccactcctaagagtggttaTATACTTAGCCTGCTCCATTTAACTTGAAGAgtttgggtcacttatttcagaTTGCGGTTAAgagttggggagaggttgggccggaaggatccctttctccccaatcaatTTGTTCATCTCAAGCCCTTGCATGGCCTTTGTAAGGCCTTGAAAGGCTTGTAACGTACCTTGATTAAAAAACTCTTTATTTTGAATATAttttaagaccggatcctcttgaggagtagcagtttgctcattcctccaactgaaatttagatggttcttccaacttgagttatatgtatttgaggtaggtccactgaaaggtctttggtagttgttcatggtATTTGATTGCTccttcaatatttcttgaaaagcagatATTGTTgaacaatttttag
This region includes:
- the LOC131224292 gene encoding uncharacterized protein LOC131224292, translating into MEQAKYITTLRSGKIIDKTILARAEKPKDPQGTKNDGPNNGPHEEEPKKDCPCPSHERTPKIGRALKNTAAPNSLSLRSLLLYPSVPLSLWIFAPSSHSPPSLSNAYPPSLTLSIAAVVKLLPEEIHVIQNPSHIFEAENTFGDISGKVVADFGCGCGTLGIAGALLGAEHVVGIDIDSQSLEIASLNAADLELDINLIWCDIKNLQWRGKIVDTVVMNPPFGTRKKGSNMDFLFTTLKVASHAVYSLHKTTARDHVRRAALRDFNAKSAEVLCEGPYYCGAGVDKALGRSYIWTISARIILTTGDQLYFEICLFRNVNAGCIA